In Fusarium falciforme chromosome 13, complete sequence, the genomic stretch TATCTCGCCGTCTTATCCTAGAGGTGTTTGCACATTGAGCCCATGGACTACGAAGTATGCCGAATCATCTTGAATAAACCTCCACTACGGAGTACTCTTGTTCAATTCCGCAGTTGGAGGCCACAGACATCAACCTTGGCTGCCTATTGGGCGGGTTTCCAGACTCTCGCACGGCCTTCAACACTAAAAGGCTGGGTCCTGTGCTAGTCTCACTGATTCCCTAGTCCCCTTAACTATCTCTTTTCTGGACTAGCGAGAATGAAATGTGCGCCCAGGTACCATCCTAGCGCCATCCGTCCCGCGCCGTCCCTCCTAGCAAGTCGTGAGTCAGGCTATGTGGCCTCTAAACCGGATGCTAGATCAAGGATCTTGGCTTTGAAGCCGGGCCACATTTTCCGGGGAATTTCTTCCGAACCTAGGGTTTCAATGATACCGAGATGGTTTCTTATCCATGCGTTTTCACATCCTTAAATTTGGCTTTTCCCTTCCCGCCACTCGTCGAGATCTGATCGGTCTGGGAAATTGAACGAGCTTCCTTGTCGGTCGTTCCACGTCCTATTTTCGAGTTCTGTTAACATATTGCAGGTCATTTCGTTCGCAGCGACTTGTATGAGCGTCAGCACAGTAGCTTCTTTTTACCCCTAGTCATCCCGAGCTTCCAGTGCGCGGTTGTTCACCTGCTCGAAATCACCATCACTAGCACAGAAATAGCCCAACGGGCATTCAAGACGGTTCTAGATGGTTAGGGTCTCCCTCTAGCTCTTCCCCCGCTGCTTTGGCCATCAGCTGAACTTCTTGTATAGAGATATACCCTGTGATCTCTCTTTATCTCACGGACGACAGAGGCTTAGGTGAGCCGAGAGACATGGGAGACGACTTAACCTTTGGGACATCCTACATCCCCGAATCTCTTCTATGGGAGCAATGGTGGTCGTCAAACCAGCTAGTCCCGTTTGGTACATCAGAAGGCAAGAGTAGCACGTCAGACGGCGTTTATACGCAGACTGGTCCTCTActcgatggcttcttctATCACTATAACACCAACTCGACAGTCCGTTGGCATAATATCAGCCACGAGACCGATGATATGAATTCGTGGAACGGCCTCGATCCTGTCATAGCGGATACGCCCCTGTTTTCGGTGTCTGAGCATAGGATTCCTAAGGAATCACCTCCTGTCCAGGGCCATTGGCACTCACCCTCGACGCCAAAGAAACCAAATCGAAAGCAAAATTGCTCCTCTGACGATCTTATGTCTCGCAAATCCACCGGAAGAACTCCGCTGGGTGGCAGAGACTTCAATTCACAAGCAACGAACAAGACAAACCATTCAACTTTTCGCCGCACGAGAAATGCCAGGGGCAACGGCGCTCATCCAGTGCAACATGGCAACAATCGCATTAAAAGAATC encodes the following:
- a CDS encoding BZIP domain-containing protein, producing the protein MGDDLTFGTSYIPESLLWEQWWSSNQLVPFGTSEGKSSTSDGVYTQTGPLLDGFFYHYNTNSTVRWHNISHETDDMNSWNGLDPVIADTPLFSVSEHRIPKESPPVQGHWHSPSTPKKPNRKQNCSSDDLMSRKSTGRTPLGGRDFNSQATNKTNHSTFRRTRNARGNGAHPVQHGNNRIKRIQERNRIASNKLRVKQREEQLKLESSQQDLERLHRDLSTCVADLTFEVYKLKMQLLQHSGCNCTLIQNYLVHESSRYVQACEEKSQREASYRR